The Porites lutea chromosome 4, jaPorLute2.1, whole genome shotgun sequence genome contains a region encoding:
- the LOC140935299 gene encoding uncharacterized protein: MAENNVRFTTSDASSSNNMNRVVLPRIEEDVNRRKSMTASETFSLVTSGSSPFSPDIDSDLEEMALQGDHDEGIAEYDEQREQLNGGTEGDEKKRFMSCETEIRQKAKAALTKELRRVRRQAAAKKNEIRKKFKVVIDDARSQLIASRIEADKASIDKLEEKAEIQQAKILQERAQRIKEGKKEYEYDRSRAHSTELGLLRKIQADLDRARARRKQSLAAVLKTVNGKAKVANLLQYEVTRLERAEEVQKIIVELYELELTQAAKNLTRSLRAKEEFENRLRAQLNDEQVKAKKRAMLLVEDEIKKVRKEYEEEQRRKEQERLEQERLKKEQEEKERREREMAKIKKMARDLAMRKMFKQSMLNTSLSRPFSFSYFPTLKK, from the coding sequence ATGGCAGAAAACAACGTGAGATTTACTACAAGCGATGCAAGTTCCTCAAACAACATGAATCGCGTGGTTTTACCAAGAATCGAGGAAGACGTGAACAGAAGAAAAAGCATGACTGCATCAGAAACGTTTTCTCTTGTAACAAGCGGCAGTAGTCCATTCAGCCCGGACATTGACAGCGACCTAGAGGAAATGGCGCTTCAAGGAGATCATGACGAAGGAATCGCTGAATACGATGAACAGCGTGAACAGCTTAATGGCGGAACAGAGGGGGATGAAAAAAAACGATTTATGAGTTGTGAAACAGAAATTCGCCAGAAAGCAAAAGCAGCGTTGACGAAAGAACTCAGAAGAGTACGCAGGCAAGCTGCCGCGAAAAAGAacgaaataagaaaaaagttcaaagTTGTGATAGATGATGCACGGTCGCAACTCATCGCATCCCGCATCGAAGCTGATAAAGCATCTATTGATAAACTGGAAGAGAAAGCAGAGATACAGCAGGCCAAGATATTGCAAGAACGCGCGCAGAGGATAAAAGAGGGAAAGAAAGAGTACGAGTACGATAGAAGTCGCGCGCATTCCACAGAACTAGGTTTGCTTCGAAAAATTCAAGCTGACTTGGATCGCGCACGCGCGAGGAGGAAGCAGAGTCTAGCGGCCGTGTTGAAGACTGTAAACGGAAAGGCTAAGGTAGCTAATTTGTTGCAGTATGAAGTGACAAGACTCGAGCGGGCTGAAGAAGTGCAAAAGATAATTGTCGAACTGTACGAGTTAGAATTAACACAAGCTGCTAAAAATCTGACCCGCTCGCTCAGGGCAAAGGAAGAGTTCGAAAATAGATTGCGCGCACAACTAAATGACGAACAGGTAAAAGCCAAGAAAAGAGCCATGTTGCTTGTTGAGGATGAGATCAAAAAAGTACGGAAGGAATACGAGGAGGAACAGAGGAGAAAAGAGCAAGAAAGGTTGGAgcaagaaaggctaaaaaaagaaCAGGAAGAAAAGGAGAGAAGGGAACGAGAAATGGCCAAGATAAAAAAGATGGCCAGGGATTTGGCGATGAGAAAGATGTTTAAGCAGTCCATGCTCAATACAAGCCTTTCCAGGCCGTTCAGTTTTTCATATTTTCCGACTTTGAAGAAATAG
- the LOC140935454 gene encoding uncharacterized protein gives MSFPQNYALTDIFKLEIKEYSSRQWTPRQNSSKHDSFYLPSIDSAFGDSDSLSPTSNSPSQDNESPSVLSLEDFDYFRDKEKFSTEVKKEDVYILSSKDMQDIESRVDEKLREDFKKIWQDAKAKELRIKKKFSKIIAHARSTLIESRIHAEKEAINRLEERAENKQTEIMKKRFERNRKIVTEKDERESKDHNFGAGEKWVREHLEEMAALRKIQSDLDRAKARRRNGVASMSLNKKGKLRKLMQTEIRRLHRIDEINHLIKDLNELGLNEQAAALSLNLQSKQQADTSLRDKVREERGRARTEALKRKEEEVEKLRQERIFEMTILEKEGKVREEKERYQRMMAALARKAHNQELRRGYNQTLLTSRISRSHSFTYFPSPSRK, from the coding sequence ATGTCTTTCCCGCAAAATTACGCATTAACAGATATTTTCAAATTAGAGATTAAGGAATATTCAAGCCGCCAATGGACACCTCGACAAAATTCGAGCAAACATGACAGCTTTTATCTTCCAAGTATTGATTCTGCCTTTGGAGATTCAGACAGTCTATCTCCTACCTCAAATAGTCCCAGTCAAGATAATGAATCACCTTCGGTACTTTCGCTGGAAGATTTCGATTATTTTCgagacaaagagaaattttccaCCGAGGTCAAGAAGGAAGACGTTTACATTCTAAGTAGCAAAGACATGCAAGATATCGAAAGCAGAGTCGATGAAAAGTTAAGAGAAGATTTCAAAAAGATATGGCAAGATGCCAAGGCGAAAGAATTGCGCATAAAAAAGAAGTTTTCCAAAATTATCGCTCACGCACGCTCGACACTGATAGAATCAAGAATTCACGCAGAGAAAGAGGCGATAAACCGGCTGGAAGAAAGAGCTGAAAACAAGCAGACAGAAATTATGAAAAAGAGGTTCGAAAGAAACCGGAAAATAGTGACAGAGAAAGACGAGAGAGAAAGCAAAGACCATAACTTTGGTGCCGGTGAGAAATGGGTAAGGGAACATTTGGAAGAAATGGCAGCCTTGAGAAAAATTCAGTCCGATTTGGATCGAGCGAAGGCACGACGAAGGAACGGAGTAGCTTCAATGAGTTtaaataaaaagggaaagttGCGGAAACTAATGCAGACTGAAATACGCAGACTACATCGAATCGATGAAATTAACCACCTTATAAAAGACTTGAACGAGCTCGGCTTAAACGAACAAGCAGCTGCACTTAGTCTAAACTTACAGTCAAAACAACAAGCGGATACATCACTTCGCGACAAGGTTAGAGAGGAAAGAGGCCGGGCAAGGACGGAGGCATTAAAAAGGAAGGAAGAGGAAGTAGAAAAATTACGGCAAGAGAGAATTTTTGAGATGACAATTCTGGAGAAAGAAGGGAAAGTGAGAGAAGAGAAGGAGAGGTACCAGAGAATGATGGCCGCTCTCGCGCGAAAGGCGCATAACCAAGAGTTAAGACGAGGGTATAATCAAACTCTGTTAACATCACGGATTTCCAGATCACATTCATTCACCTATTTTCCATCCCCATCACGAAaataa